The genomic stretch GGATTCTTCTGCGGTGGAGACCGAATTTATTCGTCTTGGGCAGGTTTCGCAAATTATCGGCGAACACAAGGTGTTGCTTGACACGTTAAGTATAACAACGTCAGCGCCTCCGGGATTTTCGCGATTTTTACTTAAAAGCAACATTATTATTCCGGCGGAAATAAAAAATACGACAACAATTATCGGTGCGGACAGAATTAAAATTCATTCGCTTTCTCAAAAAATACCGTACGAAGATTTAGCGCAAGCCGCAAAAAAACTTTTAGAAAATTTTCTCGTCAACACAGAAACCGTTAAAAGCGAAGTTTTGTTTGAATTTGCAAAGGGTGCGGAATTAAATGTTGCGCTTGGAGATTACGAGGTCGTTTTGGGAAAAATTGATGTTAAACAACTAAGAGGCAGAACGGTTATTCCTCTTGTGGTTGTTCAAAAAAACGGAGAAAAAAAAACACGCATAACGCTAAACGCATTAATTAAAATAGTCGCAAAAGTTTGTGTGGCAAGTAAAGATATGGCTCGATACGAAAAATTTGCGCCGCAAAATTTGGAATACAAAACAGTCGATATTTC from Chitinispirillales bacterium encodes the following:
- the flgA gene encoding flagellar basal body P-ring formation chaperone FlgA, with amino-acid sequence MKSAAVILFSTAILLAKTQVILLDSSAVETEFIRLGQVSQIIGEHKVLLDTLSITTSAPPGFSRFLLKSNIIIPAEIKNTTTIIGADRIKIHSLSQKIPYEDLAQAAKKLLENFLVNTETVKSEVLFEFAKGAELNVALGDYEVVLGKIDVKQLRGRTVIPLVVVQKNGEKKTRITLNALIKIVAKVCVASKDMARYEKFAPQNLEYKTVDISTLNGTPLYEMPKIDEYQIIGAIRSGTIITDKHIAPRHIVESGSPVKMVSGGSMVKVYVWGRARSSGRIGDIIAVENMESNKIVRGKIIQPGEVEIIR